Proteins found in one Aneurinibacillus uraniidurans genomic segment:
- a CDS encoding DNA/RNA non-specific endonuclease: MADRADVLQYFQTKDEQEEESYVVVGATIRCSGCGGGTQKLELPVSHGVCVKDKPQMNIQDYKVGENIKPFKFCTSSSNPKVQAAELRPVTCTPVIEKPWINGRDDKEVEGSPALSIKSTVICSNGGTISIENDGQELSLEDLLNEAYNFGEGFVQQVFQNGKSMYDSGKAICENPVGAIIGVGYIANEYGAIRAAREAWTTITNPAESYRQYQNAVQEFWRDVDKEALEIQERIEKDGISKTLGAVTGDVATSYVTRVVGKALKVCAGEGLKFNNGNSKPGDKKNSHSDNDKKKQENTEGKGKPNGGTGNTHTKVKSDGEQYTRQGRNKVLKPNVEYTTEAGHTYKTDSNGRIISCEGKLKLEESKRNNHAQKVAGRNDRLADDDGGHLIATRFKGSGGLDNMVPMNSNLNRGEWKKLENKWAQALDQKKSVEVKITPRYQGNSQRPVSFDIKYKIGDGKWKLKEFKNKPGGI, translated from the coding sequence GTGGCTGACCGTGCTGATGTTTTACAGTACTTTCAGACTAAAGACGAACAGGAAGAGGAGAGTTATGTTGTAGTAGGGGCGACGATTCGATGTAGTGGCTGTGGAGGTGGAACACAAAAACTTGAATTGCCTGTATCTCATGGGGTATGCGTAAAGGATAAGCCACAGATGAATATACAGGACTATAAGGTGGGCGAAAATATTAAGCCGTTTAAGTTCTGTACGAGTTCATCGAATCCAAAAGTACAAGCAGCAGAACTCCGGCCTGTTACTTGTACACCCGTGATCGAAAAGCCGTGGATAAATGGTAGAGATGACAAAGAAGTGGAAGGATCTCCGGCGCTATCGATTAAATCGACGGTGATATGTTCCAATGGGGGTACGATTAGCATTGAGAATGACGGACAAGAGCTCTCTTTGGAGGATTTACTGAATGAAGCCTATAATTTTGGTGAAGGATTTGTGCAGCAAGTTTTCCAAAATGGGAAATCAATGTATGATAGTGGGAAGGCAATCTGTGAGAATCCTGTAGGGGCGATAATAGGCGTTGGATATATAGCGAATGAGTATGGAGCAATTAGGGCTGCTAGAGAGGCATGGACTACGATAACAAATCCGGCAGAAAGCTATAGGCAGTATCAGAATGCTGTTCAAGAGTTCTGGAGGGATGTCGACAAGGAAGCCTTGGAGATACAAGAAAGGATCGAGAAGGATGGAATATCTAAAACATTAGGTGCCGTTACGGGAGACGTAGCAACATCCTATGTGACTAGGGTGGTGGGAAAAGCGCTTAAGGTATGCGCGGGAGAAGGGTTAAAATTTAACAATGGAAACTCTAAGCCAGGTGATAAAAAGAACTCCCATTCTGATAATGATAAGAAGAAACAGGAAAATACTGAGGGGAAGGGTAAACCTAATGGTGGAACAGGTAATACTCATACCAAGGTAAAAAGTGATGGTGAACAATACACTAGACAGGGACGAAACAAAGTCCTAAAACCAAATGTTGAATATACCACTGAAGCAGGTCATACTTATAAGACAGACAGTAATGGACGTATAATAAGTTGTGAAGGAAAACTTAAATTAGAAGAAAGTAAAAGAAATAACCATGCTCAGAAAGTGGCTGGTAGAAACGATAGATTAGCAGACGATGATGGCGGACATTTAATAGCAACTAGATTTAAGGGTTCAGGCGGTCTTGACAACATGGTTCCTATGAATTCAAATCTGAACAGAGGAGAATGGAAAAAGCTTGAGAATAAGTGGGCTCAAGCGCTTGATCAGAAAAAAAGTGTGGAGGTGAAAATAACTCCTAGGTATCAAGGGAATTCACAGCGTCCTGTAAGTTTTGATATAAAGTATAAAATTGGTGATGGGAAATGGAAACTCAAAGAATTCAAAAATAAGCCTGGAGGAATTTGA
- a CDS encoding contractile injection system protein, VgrG/Pvc8 family, with amino-acid sequence MSLSVIAYHNLQIAPYELTHILELTITKKINEHARLYFTGIVPEKLKDSYVQMTEAQTKIKVNQRDEKAGSIPLFSGIVLNVGIRAVRDVYYIEVEAASHTYNLDVKRKSRSFQNKNMPYGALLQKVVAGYSGVDVMDVVSHGALLKTFTMQYQETDWQFLQRLASRFHTGLVPASTFDNPKFYFGVPDGPTKGKLEDFHYSVRKKIADFRVSSDNYIPGIHENDFIYYEVETDKVLHIGDRVSFKGKTLLVSEAYTQMTNSLLKHRYILCSQKGTSQNTRYQTDITGVSIQGKVIQVEKDNVKLHLKIDKEQSVSEAWWFHYSPTYTAEGHSGWYCMPELGDVVHVYFPSQKEEEGLAVRSIRNDSSATNSNKVGDPDVKYFRTAAGKEVMLSPDAIVISAKDDEIFIRLHEKDGIQIFSTKNIKIISQQNIQMNAQKKVIISAKDEITLTCQESNITMNGDTSITGKELKTN; translated from the coding sequence ATGAGTCTTTCGGTGATCGCCTATCATAATTTACAGATTGCGCCGTATGAGTTAACGCACATATTGGAGCTGACCATCACGAAAAAAATCAATGAACATGCCCGACTTTACTTTACAGGGATTGTACCGGAGAAGCTAAAAGACAGCTATGTACAAATGACAGAAGCCCAAACGAAAATCAAAGTAAATCAACGGGATGAGAAGGCAGGAAGTATTCCGCTCTTTTCAGGGATTGTCTTGAATGTGGGCATTCGGGCTGTGCGGGATGTTTATTATATCGAGGTCGAAGCCGCCTCCCATACGTACAATCTGGATGTGAAACGCAAAAGTCGTTCGTTTCAAAACAAGAACATGCCGTATGGGGCATTGTTACAAAAAGTTGTAGCGGGTTATTCCGGTGTGGATGTTATGGACGTGGTTTCTCATGGTGCGCTGCTTAAAACATTTACGATGCAGTACCAGGAAACGGATTGGCAGTTCTTGCAGCGCCTGGCATCCCGGTTTCATACAGGACTCGTGCCTGCCTCGACATTTGACAACCCGAAGTTTTACTTCGGTGTGCCGGATGGACCGACGAAAGGTAAGCTAGAGGACTTTCATTACAGTGTAAGAAAAAAAATAGCGGATTTCCGTGTTTCCTCGGATAACTACATTCCAGGGATCCATGAAAATGACTTCATCTATTATGAAGTCGAGACGGATAAGGTGCTGCACATTGGAGACCGCGTGAGCTTTAAAGGCAAAACACTTCTCGTATCAGAAGCGTATACGCAGATGACCAATAGCTTGTTAAAGCATCGGTACATTTTGTGCTCCCAAAAAGGGACGAGCCAAAATACGAGATATCAGACGGATATCACGGGAGTATCCATTCAAGGGAAAGTCATCCAAGTAGAGAAAGACAACGTGAAACTGCATCTGAAGATTGACAAAGAACAATCCGTATCGGAAGCGTGGTGGTTTCACTATTCTCCAACGTATACGGCAGAAGGACACAGCGGCTGGTACTGTATGCCCGAGCTGGGTGATGTAGTTCACGTATACTTTCCCAGTCAGAAGGAAGAAGAAGGTTTGGCGGTTCGCTCCATCCGAAACGATTCGAGTGCAACGAACAGTAATAAAGTAGGGGACCCGGATGTGAAATACTTCCGAACCGCAGCAGGGAAAGAGGTCATGTTAAGTCCGGATGCGATTGTGATCTCCGCCAAGGATGATGAAATTTTCATCAGATTGCATGAAAAAGACGGCATCCAAATCTTCAGCACCAAGAACATCAAAATCATCTCGCAGCAAAACATTCAAATGAACGCGCAAAAGAAAGTCATCATCTCGGCCAAAGACGAAATTACGCTCACGTGTCAGGAGAGCAACATTACGATGAATGGAGACACGAGCATTACGGGCAAGGAATTAAAGACGAACTAG
- a CDS encoding pentapeptide repeat-containing protein yields the protein MRKEEALARFIEEVAQPKSQETVGKLEQHFHRHKDEHAEAFIRSFQLLCRRIQTKQAQGEKGKIGYITYSMLRTEMMEGRYYYLIDASDRGWFFDRMECQEEYDASWAFHFLDVWGYELEREAKAYMGKITVPDIERLKRKEAKKYNAYMVSLARYAMPQALQVAEYREIKKEEELEVRVGEYLDSSEVVYKEDTREKDASVMKEWLEEKEEGVYAYEVFANLDLFDGEYAGIDLRYTDVRHSTLSHSNLCQCVLVGTNFMKACLEGANFSSSLIHEANFGGSNLRGAIFHQVEGVRGLLDSSDWTRPGFQAVNFAGADLSGADFSGANLTGAVFTGAKLTDTNFTGANVEQAQFSEKDRDTIVLDDRQRAGVIWRS from the coding sequence ATGAGAAAAGAAGAAGCGCTTGCTCGATTTATAGAAGAGGTAGCCCAACCGAAAAGTCAGGAAACAGTAGGGAAGCTAGAACAGCATTTTCACAGGCATAAGGATGAACATGCAGAGGCGTTTATTCGGTCCTTTCAACTGCTTTGCCGCAGGATACAGACAAAACAAGCGCAAGGAGAAAAAGGGAAGATCGGGTATATTACGTACTCGATGCTGCGGACGGAGATGATGGAGGGACGCTATTACTATCTGATCGACGCTTCGGATCGAGGGTGGTTTTTCGACCGGATGGAATGCCAGGAAGAGTATGATGCGAGCTGGGCCTTTCATTTTTTGGATGTGTGGGGATATGAGCTGGAACGAGAAGCGAAAGCCTATATGGGAAAGATTACGGTACCAGATATTGAGCGGTTGAAGCGAAAAGAAGCGAAAAAGTATAACGCGTATATGGTAAGTCTGGCCCGATATGCGATGCCACAGGCACTCCAGGTAGCCGAATATCGGGAGATCAAAAAAGAAGAGGAGCTAGAGGTCCGCGTCGGGGAATACCTGGATTCTAGTGAAGTGGTATACAAGGAAGATACGCGCGAGAAAGACGCCAGCGTGATGAAAGAATGGTTGGAGGAAAAGGAAGAGGGAGTGTACGCCTATGAAGTGTTTGCTAACCTGGACTTGTTTGATGGGGAGTATGCAGGCATCGACTTGCGCTACACGGACGTACGCCATAGCACCTTATCCCACAGTAACCTGTGCCAATGTGTACTAGTCGGGACAAACTTCATGAAGGCCTGTCTGGAAGGAGCGAACTTCAGCTCCAGTCTTATTCATGAAGCGAATTTCGGCGGTAGCAATCTCCGGGGAGCGATTTTTCATCAGGTGGAAGGCGTACGGGGGCTGCTCGATTCTTCTGACTGGACCCGACCGGGATTTCAAGCGGTGAATTTTGCGGGTGCGGACCTAAGCGGTGCGGATTTCAGTGGGGCGAATCTTACGGGAGCGGTATTTACAGGGGCGAAGCTGACGGACACCAATTTCACCGGAGCGAATGTAGAACAGGCCCAGTTTTCAGAGAAGGATCGTGACACCATCGTGCTGGATGATAGGCAGCGAGCCGGAGTCATATGGAGATCGTGA
- a CDS encoding serine protease — MRYFRIVQDERVPNAVEPVGISQIMEEKDPPVVQIPVRESGEFVDFIERPLPILSDRMKRVVTMHDPYVPVKLVVLVDRNEGKQEVYWHVMPPHVECLSAKSEFHRDGTVKRLVLEEEPIKGYPMFTIAGIRERSIVVNLTVAESLLRRECLGIRLKRVELES, encoded by the coding sequence ATGCGATATTTTAGGATCGTCCAGGATGAACGAGTTCCAAATGCGGTTGAGCCAGTGGGAATCTCCCAGATCATGGAGGAGAAAGACCCTCCTGTCGTTCAAATTCCGGTTCGAGAGTCAGGCGAATTTGTCGATTTCATCGAGCGCCCACTTCCGATTCTGTCTGATCGGATGAAGAGAGTGGTGACGATGCACGATCCGTATGTGCCGGTGAAGCTGGTCGTTCTCGTCGATCGAAACGAGGGGAAGCAGGAGGTATACTGGCATGTCATGCCCCCACATGTGGAATGTTTGTCTGCGAAAAGCGAATTTCATCGGGATGGTACGGTGAAGCGGCTGGTCTTGGAAGAAGAACCGATCAAGGGGTATCCGATGTTCACGATTGCAGGAATTCGGGAACGGTCGATCGTGGTGAATCTCACTGTGGCAGAAAGCTTGTTGAGACGAGAGTGTCTGGGGATTCGGTTGAAGCGGGTGGAGCTGGAATCGTAA
- a CDS encoding HGGxSTG domain-containing protein, which produces MMRGQTTTCGATTRKGTRCQNIPMKNGRCRMHGGKSTGPKDREKLCRNKNAAGNKARITTGEYETITWEKLTAQEQNKLRQRHSLQPHQRINNPYVMEEVRIARMMQRSREEIDFFRYIKIENAVTRIQGKMLKQICTRAQR; this is translated from the coding sequence ATGATGCGAGGACAAACAACTACCTGCGGAGCAACAACTAGAAAAGGAACAAGGTGCCAAAACATCCCGATGAAAAACGGAAGATGCCGGATGCACGGTGGAAAAAGTACAGGTCCAAAAGACCGGGAAAAGTTGTGTAGAAACAAAAATGCCGCAGGCAACAAAGCGAGGATTACCACAGGGGAGTATGAAACCATAACGTGGGAGAAGCTAACAGCACAAGAACAAAACAAGCTACGGCAACGACATAGCTTACAACCTCACCAACGAATCAATAATCCTTATGTCATGGAAGAGGTACGTATAGCAAGAATGATGCAGCGAAGCCGAGAAGAAATAGACTTTTTCCGTTATATTAAGATTGAGAATGCAGTAACAAGGATACAAGGGAAAATGCTTAAACAGATTTGCACGAGGGCACAGCGATAA
- a CDS encoding antitoxin YezG family protein → MDEIRLNSIYQKIAQTVIETIPEEWFKVFIYGEITEDVRTSFFYYYPNNNDIPTYSHDIPNLFGIDEEEYVELWRQLLDGLEELWYEFKNNGQEPWTNITFIFDNKGNFKIDYDYEDLSDADDDERGIIWEHKYLGLIPKDEDDRLFLEEYLKSIENKNE, encoded by the coding sequence ATGGATGAAATAAGATTGAATAGCATTTATCAAAAAATTGCACAGACCGTAATTGAAACAATACCAGAAGAGTGGTTCAAGGTATTTATATACGGTGAGATAACTGAGGATGTAAGAACGTCATTCTTTTATTATTACCCAAATAATAATGATATTCCAACATATAGCCATGATATTCCAAACCTATTTGGAATAGATGAAGAAGAGTACGTAGAATTATGGCGGCAGTTGTTAGATGGTTTGGAAGAATTGTGGTATGAGTTTAAGAACAATGGACAAGAACCTTGGACAAATATCACTTTTATTTTTGATAATAAGGGTAATTTTAAAATCGACTATGATTATGAAGACTTATCGGATGCAGATGATGATGAAAGAGGTATTATTTGGGAACATAAATATTTAGGCCTTATCCCAAAAGATGAAGATGATAGGTTATTTTTGGAGGAATATCTAAAAAGTATCGAAAACAAAAACGAATGA